AAGGCGGTCAACGCTAAACGATTTTGGTCCAATATATGTATTCAACTTCTCAGTGACCtgttaaaaatataagatatttAATTCATCAACTTTAAATATGAATGTTTTTCTCACCTTGGCATTGGCGTTGACATTTTGCAGCCGCTTTCGTCTTTTAccatgattttttacaaataaacgtTTGTCATCTTTTGAGGAATTATAACTCGCTATAAATGCAGCTATTAACAAATACTTGCCATAGTATGGAAGTTCCAGAGATTGAGCaatctttaatatttctttatcatTGTTTTCAGCTGGTGTCTgcagatttaatatttttaatttatttaatatatataagaaatcaTTTCTTACCTCTGCTTGACCACTTCGTATGTATACTTGAGTTAGAGCTGTTCGTAGGGGGCCAGCAATACAACGCCATAGACGCGAAACATCCGTCATGCTAACCGTGCCATCCAGTATAGGTTCCATATAAAAAGTAAAGCACTTTCGCGCAGTAATCTTAAGTTCCGAAAGATCACGACATGCTTTATAAAATACCCCcagaaatatattcaaataattgttgaaaaacTCTCTCGTTACTGTTTCAACTATCTGTAGTTTAGTTGTTAGATTTTCTGGTTTCTTGTGTTTGAGGAGAGCAACCATAAgtttttgtgcatttttgaAGTCAGCACTTAATATTTCCAAAGTCTCAGTTTTTGTGTACTGAGCAAAGTATAAAGTAATGGGGTCATCAATACTAGTTTTACAGTAAAATTTTTCCAATGGGAGTTGTGATACTAATACAACACAAATATTCAGACCACTGAGTTGTTGCAAACGTAACAAAGATGGTAACACATTCGCATCCATGTCTCTTAGTCTCTCTGCATTGTCTAAAACAATTATGTACTGAGCTTCTGGTTGTGACTGTAAATGGCGCAATTGTTCCAGAAAGTCCTTTAAATTTTCTGTCTTAACATCATCTGCACTCTCTTTGTTTATATActccaaaatattttcaaataaaattcttaaagtATAACTTTCAACACAATTGACGAATGCGTAGTTTAATTTGTTTCTATTATGGCGTGCGGTTCCATTAAGgaaatttttaagtaaagtaGTTTTTCCTGTACCCGTATGACCATAAATATGAATTGCAGCCGGAAGCATTTCTTCAGAATGCCCAATCAAGCTCGTTAAAGTTTTAAGCACCTTTTTCCGACAGGGAAacctttcattcattttattgaATACTTCCATTGCTTTTATATTTCTCAACTTGACTTTAAATCTGAAgatcttataaaatatatatgaattataGAATTGTGTTTACTGTTTTGAAAAGCGCGCAATtagtaatgaaaataaacaatcaaATATGTCAATTGAACGAAGTGAAGTCGACATAGGGAAATATCGTTATCGTTTTTATTTCAATCATATCtcttgtgaataaaataattcatattgCAATTTATAAGTGTTATTTACTGCCGCTTGTAAAGAAGACaatatgaaaattgtatttttatatttaaattaaataaatatttggttttgAAAAAGTGTAAAATGTAAAGGTACTTCAGCCCTGTAACATTGacatattattcaataatatttataattgtaattgtataaaaaaaacttgtacATGATTGACTTCGATCACCTATTTGATTTAATGTATTCTAAAACGAAATCGATTGTGTTAATATACCATAAGTTACTTGTTTAAACAATTGGTGGACAATTGTGTTTTGTTCATTTTCACTTACATTACCTAttcttattttacaaattaatagtTTTAAACTATCTACTTTAAGCAAAAATGGTTTGCAGATTTTATCAATGCTTGGCGCCTAAAATTGTGCATAATTTGTAGTTGTGGCAAAAGAACatgattcattttattttaatttactaaattttacgTATATGTGTCACTCTGCCACATAACTCGCGATTTTCTGACATTTGTCGTTTATCGAATTTATTAGTGGTTGTATTGACAATCATTGATGACGTTTATTTTTCTTGAAAGGACAGTGGACATTGTTTGGTGGTTTTTCTTtgcttacacatatgtattttcagTATATTTTCTAATCGATGTCATCggtatttataattgaattgcAAAATGTTGCGTTTTAATTAGTGCAAGAGAAAATATTACCTGATAAGCACTTGTGTGTTGTGAGGGTGTGCGTGATAGCTGACCTTATCGGCCATCAACAAATTTTATCTTAATGTGAAGGATCTTGACAATATGCAAAGTTTCTCCTCGAAAGCTAAAGAAATGTTTATCGTGCGTGCTTTAGAGAAAATTTTAGCGGATAAAGACATTCGGCGTTCCCATCATTCGCAACTGAAAAAGTCTTGCGATTCAGCGCtcgaacaaattaaaaatgaactTATCAATGCAGGTCAAATCGCTGAAGGTAATGAATTGCCATGTGCAGCCTTACCTTTACCAAAAAACGATGCTGCCAGTATTATTAATgcagaaacatattttttgccaTTTGAACTGGCATGTAAAAGTCGCTCCCCACGCATTGTTGTGACTGCGCTTGATTGTTTGCAAAAGCTCATAGCATATGGGCATTTGACTGGTGCCATACAGGACTCTGCAAGCCCTGGGCATTTACTTATTGATCGCATCGTCAACACTATATGCGGCTGCTTCAATGGGCCACAGACCGATGAAGGTGTACAATTGCAAATTATTAAAGCGTTGCTTACAGTTGTTACATCACAGCATGTTGAGATACACGAAGGCACCGTTTTGCAAGCCGTACGTACTTGCTACGACATATATTTGTCGAGCAAGAATCTAGTCAATCAGACAACGGCACGTGCAACACTTACTCAAATGCTGAATGTAATTTTCGCCCGTATGGAAAATCAAGAATATGAGTTGAGCACGAGTTCACATGTCGAAAACGGTACTAAGAACAATTCAACAACCGACATTGGTGCACAATCACCAATCGTAGAAAGAGCCGAAAATAGTAACGGTAGCGAAACTGAAATGTCTTTGGAAGATATTGCAGCATCCGTTTTGGATGAAGTACTAAACAGTaagtattttttatcttttattgtatatttataaaaagtaaatctTTCATATATCTAAATaacttttgtatacaatttctCTATAAAGATGCTTTTGAGCAAGCACTGAAAGAAATGTCCAACGGTGTAACCGAAGAAACGACCACTAACTCTTCCTTTGGGTCAGTGGAGGGAATCGATAACCAAATAAATTCCGAAGAAAATGCAGATAATCAAAATGAAAGCGATGCCGTCGTCACTGCGAAATTCACACATATATTGCAAAAGGATGCCTTCCTCGTATTTCGAGCGTTATGCAAATTAAGCATGAAACCGTTACCAGAAGGTCATCCCGATCCGAAATCACACGAATTGCGTTCGAAAGTTTTATCGCTACACCTATTGCTGTCCATATTACAAAATGCTGGACCCGTGTTCCGTTCCAATGAAATGTTTATCATGGCCATTAAGCAATATCTATGTGTAGCGCTATCGAAAAATGGTGTTAGTTTGGTGCCAGAAGTGTTCGAGTTGTCGCTTTCTATATTCGTAGCGCTACTCTCTAACTTCAAAGTACatcttaaaaaacaaatagaagTATTTTTCAAAGAGATTTTTCTTAACATATTAGAAGCAAACTCAAGTTCCTTCGAACACAAATGGATGGTAATACAAGCATTGACACGTATCTGCGCCGATGCACAATCTGTGGTTGATATCTACGTTAACTATGATTGTGATTTTTCTGCTGCGAACCTATTTGAGCGTCTTGTAAACGATCTGTCGAAAATAGCACAAGGTCGCCAAGCAGTCGAATTGGGTGCAAATCCGCTGCAAGAGAAATCAATGCGCAAACGTGGTTTGGAATGTTTAGTTTCCATATTAAAATGTATGGTGGAATGGAGTCAAGATTTGTACGTTAATCCCAACTTGTCAACAGTGAATCCACAAGAAACTGTAAACACCCATGCCACGCATAAAACCAGCTTAGATATGTCGCATAAACATAACCAATTGGATAATACTGATTCGATTTCGCAGACCAACAACTCTACACGTTCGGCATACGGTGGCTCCAGCCATAGCATAAACTCATTTGGTAGCGTAAAGAACACAGAGGTGCTTGATTTACCCGAAGCGTTGGAAGAGCGAAAAATGCGCAAAGAAGTAATGGAAACGGGTATTGAATTGTTTAATAGAAAACCGAAAAAGGGTGTGCAGTTCCTGCAGGAGAAGCAGCTTTTGGGCACAAAACCATTTGACATTGCCAAGTGGCTGCATGAAGACGAACGTTTGGACAAAACGGTTATCGGTAATTATCTTGGTGAGAATGACGATCATTCTAAAGAGGTTATGTGCGCTTATATTGACGCCTTCGATTTTCGTAAGCTGGAAGTTGTCGCTGCACTGCGTCTTTTACTCGAAGAATTCCGTTTGCCTGGCGAGGCGCAGAAGATTGATCGTTTGATGGAAAAGTTTGCTAGTCGTTACTGCGAATGCAATCCCAACAATCAGTTGTTCCAAAGTGCCGATACGGTGTATGTGCTGGCGTTTTCTATAATCATGTTGACGACAGACTTGCATTCACCACAAGTTAAAAATAAGATGACTAAGGagcaatatataaaaatgaatcgtgGCATTAGCGACAGCAAAGATGATTTGCCCGAAGAATATTTATCGTCAATTTATGATGAAATCGCTGGACATgagataaaaatgaaaaatacgaTTATCAACAAGCCAGGCAAACAAATCATTGTTAACGAGAAGCGTCGTAAACTTTTGTGGAATATGGAAATGGAGGCTATTTCTGCGACAGCCAAGAATTTAATGGAATCGGTATCACATGTAAAGTCACCGTTTACTTCTGCCAAACACCTGGAACACGTGCGGCCAATGTTCAAAATGGCTTGGACCCCCTTTCTGGCTGCGTTTTCGGTTGGGCTGCAGGATTGTGATGATCCAGAAATTGCATGTTTATGCTTAGATGGTATACGCTGTGCGATACGCATTGCATGCATATTTCATATGTCCTTGGAACGTGATGCTTATGTACAAGCGCTGGCACGTTTTACACTACTCACGGCAAATTCGCCGATCAATGAGATGAAAGCCAAAAATATCGATACCATAAAAACACTAATCATGGTAGCGCACACGGACGGCAACTATCTTGGATCCAGTTGGCTGGATATCGTCAAATGCATCAGTCAGTTAGAGTTGGCGCAACTGATCGGTACCGGCGTGCGTCCGCAATTTCTGTCCGGCGCACAGACAACCTTGCGCGACAGTCTCAATCAGAGTGTTAAAGAGCATATTGGAGAGACAAGCAGTCAAAGTGTTGTTGTGGCTGTAGATCGTATATTTACCGGTTCCATAAGATTGGATGGTGATGCCATAGTGGACTTTGTCAAAGCACTTTGTCAAGTTAGTAAAATGAGtgaatttttaaagtaaaacagCAATATAAcacttcttttttgtttttcctccTAATAGGTCTCCGTCGATGAATTACAGAATGTACAGCCTCGTATGTTTTCGCTGCAAAAGATCGTGGAAATTTCCTACTACAATATGGAGCGTATACGTTTGCAATGGTCACGCATTTGGCAAGTGTTGGGCGAACATTTCAATGCCGTCGGTTGTAACACAAATGAGGAGATTGCATTTTTCGCCTTGGACTCACTGCGCCAGTTGTCCATGAAATTTATGGAGAAAGGTGAATTCGCTAACTTTCGTTTCCAAAAGGATTTCCTACGACCTTTCGAGCATATTATGAAGAAGAATCAATCGCCAGCTATACGTGATATGGTTGTGCGCTGCATTGCACAGATGGTCAATTCACAGGCGCATAATATAAAATCCGgttggaaaaatatattctcCATATTCCATTTGGCAGCTAGCGATAATGAGGAAGCGATCGTTGAGTTGGCATTTCAGACAACTGGCAAAATCATCGGCGAACTCTACCAAAAGCAATTCGCCGTCATGGTGGACTCATTTCAAGATGCCGTCAAATGTCTGTCGGAGTTCGCTTGCAATGCACGTTTTCCGGATACCAGCATGGAGGCTATACGCCTCGTGCGCACGTGTGCACTCTGTGTGCACGATGCACCACAATTGTTCGCTGAACATGCTGGCATGGAGAACGACATTTCGGTAGCAGCGGAGGATCGTGTTTGGGTGCGCGGATGGTTTCCAATGCTCTTCTCGTTATCTTGTGTGGTTAACCGTTGCAAGCTCGACGTTCGTACACGCGGTCTGACGGTGTTGTTCGAAATCGTTAAGACGCACGGCGATAGTTTCAAGCCCAATTGGTGGAAagatttattcaatattatttttcgcatattcgACAATATGAAATTGCCCGAACACGTGACCGAAAAATCCGAATGGATGACAACTACCTGCAATCATGCGCTATACGCAATTATCGATGTGTTTACACAATACTTTGATGTCTTGGGTTATCTGCTATTGGAGGATCTCTTCGCCCAGCTACATTGGTGTGTACAGCAAAGCAATGAGCAATTAGCTCGTTCCGGTACAAATTGTTTAGAGAATTTAGTTATATCGAATGGTTTTAAGTTTAACGAAACGACCTGGGATAAGACTTGTCAATGTATATTGGACATATTCAATGCTACATTGCCAACAGAATTGTTAACTTGGCGTCCGAACGcgcaacaaatgcaaatacaagcAATGGAACAACAACAGAAGGCAACATTTGCAGCGCAAAATTCGCACGACAAGAGCAATAATCTACAACACCATGGCTCAATGAATCGTAGTCAATCACAACATTCCGTTTATAGTACGCATATACTGGACGATGAGGCGATGAGCACATCTCAGGGCTATCATCCCAATTCGCATATTATGCTGCACAATTCACAGTTCGAAAACCTGCACATTAAGTGTGTGGTGCAATTGGAACTCATACAAACCATGGACAATATAGTATTCTTTCCGGCAACGTCACGCAAGGAAGATGCCGAGACACTGGCACAAGCTGTCGCGGACTTGGCCGGTTGTAATGCGGCCCAAAATGTTTTGGAATGCCAAAGAGAGGAGCAGGGTATGTACAGTTATCTGCACACTCGACAATTGCTAATACTGGCTGATTGCCTAATGCAATCACATCGCTTTGCGAAACGTTTCAATGCGGATCAGGAGCAACGCAACGTTTTGTGGCGTGCCGGTTTCAAAGGTTCCATCAAGCCGAATCTGCTTAAGCAGGAGACTGCTTCGTTGGCTTGTGTGTTgcgtatatttttcaaaatgtatgGTGATGAGAATCGTCGCAGCGATTGGCCGCGCATCGAGCATGAGTTGATACAGGTGTGCAAGGAAGCACTTACATATTTCCTCAGTCTGCAAAGTGAGGCGCATCGCGATGCATGGACttcgctgttgttgctgataCTTACGCGTTTGATGAAGATGACTGATGCAAGGGTATGTTTATTGGCAATTATATTCAGTACTAATTATATATGAGGAGATATTTTTATTCTCTCACAGCaagttgctaagatagtataatagttttgttcacctaactattgtttgtaagtcataaaactaaacaagttagatatggggttatatataagcaagtgtctgtccgttcgtccgaatttttttcttctaatagtgtgtctctgtaccaaaaattgttaaaatcgggtcataactttccctatcttccatatacctaattataggtttttctaaAATACGTCCGCTaaaataccttataaatcggttaatatgtgaaatatcttagtcaaattaagtgagcgtgtcgtcttggatatagtgtaccttagtggtgaaaattagtgaaatcggttcataaattacctcagcccacctatactatatataatgattatcgttattctattggactttatgccgagtaTAGGGGTGAAATTCTGTTATGtttaaaaattacatcaataactTTCggcagtataaaattttcggttgcacccgaacttagcctttccttacttgttaattataTGATCTCACAAACACATCGCTTAAATTTAAAGAGTGCTGATGGATATCGCTGCGGCAAGATGAAACATTTTCTAAATAGTCTTACAGAAAATTTCCTGAGTAGGCAGCCATTCGGCGTTTATTTTGCTGTAGTAATAGCTTCAAA
This portion of the Zeugodacus cucurbitae isolate PBARC_wt_2022May chromosome 3, idZeuCucr1.2, whole genome shotgun sequence genome encodes:
- the LOC105217444 gene encoding origin recognition complex subunit 5 isoform X1, whose protein sequence is MEVFNKMNERFPCRKKVLKTLTSLIGHSEEMLPAAIHIYGHTGTGKTTLLKNFLNGTARHNRNKLNYAFVNCVESYTLRILFENILEYINKESADDVKTENLKDFLEQLRHLQSQPEAQYIIVLDNAERLRDMDANVLPSLLRLQQLSGLNICVVLVSQLPLEKFYCKTSIDDPITLYFAQYTKTETLEILSADFKNAQKLMVALLKHKKPENLTTKLQIVETVTREFFNNYLNIFLGVFYKACRDLSELKITARKCFTFYMEPILDGTVSMTDVSRLWRCIAGPLRTALTQVYIRSGQAEVRNDFLYILNKLKILNLQTPAENNDKEILKIAQSLELPYYGKYLLIAAFIASYNSSKDDKRLFVKNHGKRRKRLQNVNANAKVTEKLNTYIGPKSFSVDRLLAIFYAILEEKVGLTCNLLSQISTLVNLKLLSFVSGENVMDGTSRLQCTVGLDFVICISQVVGFNVRQYLSDFN
- the LOC105217444 gene encoding origin recognition complex subunit 5 isoform X2 → MEVFNKMNERFPCRKKVLKTLTSLIGHSEEMLPAAIHIYGHTGTGKTTLLKNFLNGTARHNRNKLNYAFVNCVESYTLRILFENILEYINKESADDVKTENLKDFLEQLRHLQSQPEAQYIIVLDNAERLRDMDANVLPSLLRLQQLSGLNICVVLVSQLPLEKFYCKTSIDDPITLYFAQYTKTETLEILSADFKNAQKLMVALLKHKKPENLTTKLQIVETVTREFFNNYLNIFLGVFYKACRDLSELKITARKCFTFYMEPILDGTVSMTDVSRLWRCIAGPLRTALTQVYIRSGQAETPAENNDKEILKIAQSLELPYYGKYLLIAAFIASYNSSKDDKRLFVKNHGKRRKRLQNVNANAKVTEKLNTYIGPKSFSVDRLLAIFYAILEEKVGLTCNLLSQISTLVNLKLLSFVSGENVMDGTSRLQCTVGLDFVICISQVVGFNVRQYLSDFN
- the LOC105217440 gene encoding brefeldin A-inhibited guanine nucleotide-exchange protein 1, whose amino-acid sequence is MQSFSSKAKEMFIVRALEKILADKDIRRSHHSQLKKSCDSALEQIKNELINAGQIAEGNELPCAALPLPKNDAASIINAETYFLPFELACKSRSPRIVVTALDCLQKLIAYGHLTGAIQDSASPGHLLIDRIVNTICGCFNGPQTDEGVQLQIIKALLTVVTSQHVEIHEGTVLQAVRTCYDIYLSSKNLVNQTTARATLTQMLNVIFARMENQEYELSTSSHVENGTKNNSTTDIGAQSPIVERAENSNGSETEMSLEDIAASVLDEVLNNAFEQALKEMSNGVTEETTTNSSFGSVEGIDNQINSEENADNQNESDAVVTAKFTHILQKDAFLVFRALCKLSMKPLPEGHPDPKSHELRSKVLSLHLLLSILQNAGPVFRSNEMFIMAIKQYLCVALSKNGVSLVPEVFELSLSIFVALLSNFKVHLKKQIEVFFKEIFLNILEANSSSFEHKWMVIQALTRICADAQSVVDIYVNYDCDFSAANLFERLVNDLSKIAQGRQAVELGANPLQEKSMRKRGLECLVSILKCMVEWSQDLYVNPNLSTVNPQETVNTHATHKTSLDMSHKHNQLDNTDSISQTNNSTRSAYGGSSHSINSFGSVKNTEVLDLPEALEERKMRKEVMETGIELFNRKPKKGVQFLQEKQLLGTKPFDIAKWLHEDERLDKTVIGNYLGENDDHSKEVMCAYIDAFDFRKLEVVAALRLLLEEFRLPGEAQKIDRLMEKFASRYCECNPNNQLFQSADTVYVLAFSIIMLTTDLHSPQVKNKMTKEQYIKMNRGISDSKDDLPEEYLSSIYDEIAGHEIKMKNTIINKPGKQIIVNEKRRKLLWNMEMEAISATAKNLMESVSHVKSPFTSAKHLEHVRPMFKMAWTPFLAAFSVGLQDCDDPEIACLCLDGIRCAIRIACIFHMSLERDAYVQALARFTLLTANSPINEMKAKNIDTIKTLIMVAHTDGNYLGSSWLDIVKCISQLELAQLIGTGVRPQFLSGAQTTLRDSLNQSVKEHIGETSSQSVVVAVDRIFTGSIRLDGDAIVDFVKALCQVSVDELQNVQPRMFSLQKIVEISYYNMERIRLQWSRIWQVLGEHFNAVGCNTNEEIAFFALDSLRQLSMKFMEKGEFANFRFQKDFLRPFEHIMKKNQSPAIRDMVVRCIAQMVNSQAHNIKSGWKNIFSIFHLAASDNEEAIVELAFQTTGKIIGELYQKQFAVMVDSFQDAVKCLSEFACNARFPDTSMEAIRLVRTCALCVHDAPQLFAEHAGMENDISVAAEDRVWVRGWFPMLFSLSCVVNRCKLDVRTRGLTVLFEIVKTHGDSFKPNWWKDLFNIIFRIFDNMKLPEHVTEKSEWMTTTCNHALYAIIDVFTQYFDVLGYLLLEDLFAQLHWCVQQSNEQLARSGTNCLENLVISNGFKFNETTWDKTCQCILDIFNATLPTELLTWRPNAQQMQIQAMEQQQKATFAAQNSHDKSNNLQHHGSMNRSQSQHSVYSTHILDDEAMSTSQGYHPNSHIMLHNSQFENLHIKCVVQLELIQTMDNIVFFPATSRKEDAETLAQAVADLAGCNAAQNVLECQREEQGMYSYLHTRQLLILADCLMQSHRFAKRFNADQEQRNVLWRAGFKGSIKPNLLKQETASLACVLRIFFKMYGDENRRSDWPRIEHELIQVCKEALTYFLSLQSEAHRDAWTSLLLLILTRLMKMTDARFATHVSNYYTLLCEMMCFDLKPELRSVLRRVYMRIGPVFNIVSLNIRN